The following are encoded together in the Choloepus didactylus isolate mChoDid1 chromosome 7, mChoDid1.pri, whole genome shotgun sequence genome:
- the CENPW gene encoding centromere protein W isoform X2, with amino-acid sequence MALSTTVPRRKQIKRRAPRGFLKRVFKRQKPQLRLETRGDLLKSLGKMHVRINVEPLKRSMSWLQQR; translated from the exons ATGGCTCTCTCGACCACAGTCCCTCGGAGGAAGCAGATAAAGCGGAGAGCTCCTCGCGGCTTCCTAAAGCGCGTCTTCAAGCGGCAGAAGCCTCAGCTTCGTCTGGAGACGAGGGGCGACCTACTG AAGAGTCTAGGAAAAATGCATGTGAGAATAAATGTGGAGCCATTAAAAAGGAGCATGTCCTGGCTGCAGCAAAGGTGA
- the CENPW gene encoding centromere protein W isoform X1, with protein MALSTTVPRRKQIKRRAPRGFLKRVFKRQKPQLRLETRGDLLVHLNCLLFLHRLAEESRKNACENKCGAIKKEHVLAAAKVTLKKSRG; from the exons ATGGCTCTCTCGACCACAGTCCCTCGGAGGAAGCAGATAAAGCGGAGAGCTCCTCGCGGCTTCCTAAAGCGCGTCTTCAAGCGGCAGAAGCCTCAGCTTCGTCTGGAGACGAGGGGCGACCTACTG gtACACCTGAATTGTTTACTGTTTCTTCACCGATTAGCAGAAGAGTCTAGGAAAAATGCATGTGAGAATAAATGTGGAGCCATTAAAAAGGAGCATGTCCTGGCTGCAGCAAAG GTAACTCTAAAGAAGAGCAGAGGTTAG